The Microbacterium sp. SORGH_AS_0862 region GTCGAAGGCCGCCGCGGCGTCGGTCGTGGCCTCTCCCGTGGCGAGCCAGACGAAGTTGCCCTGCGCGTCGGGGACCCGCCATCCTGCGTCGCGGAGTCCCGCGACGACCCGGTCGCGGCGCTCGGCGATCACCCGCACGCGCTCGAGCAGCTCGGCGTCGGCGTCGAGGCTCGCGAGCGCCGCCTCTTCGGCGGTGGCGGTAACCGAGAGCGGGATGGCGACGGCGCGCGCCGCATCCAGTACGCGACGGTGGCCGATCGCGTATCCGATGCGCAGCCCCGCAAGCCCGTAGGCCTTCGAGAAGGTGCGCAGCGCCACGACGTTCGGGCGGGTGACGCCCGTGCGGCGCAGGCCGTCGACCGCATCCGGCGCGGTCACGAACTCGGGCGTACGCCTCGTCGAGGATGACGAGCACGTCGGCGGGAACCGCCGCGACGAAGGTGTCGAACTCGTCCTGCGTCACGACCGGGCCCGTGGGGTTGTTCGGGCTGCACACGATGACGGCGCGCGTGCGCGGCGTGATCGCCGCGGCCATCGCCACCAGGTCGTGACGGCCCTCGGACGTCAGCGGCACCTCGACGCGGTCGGCGCCGGCGACCGTGACGAAGCTCGGGTAGGCCTCGAAGGACCGCCACGCGTAGACGACCTCGTCGCCGGGGCCCGCGACCGCGAGGATCAGCTGCGAGAGCAGCGATGCACTTCCGGCGCCGATGTGCACCTCGTCGGCGTCGACGCCGTAGCGCTCGGCCAGACGCACGCGGAGCCTCGCCGCGGTCGCGTCCGGGTAGCGGTTCACCGTCTCGGCGGCGCGGAGGGCGGCCAGCACTCGCGGCAGCGGCGCGAAGGGGTTCTCGTTGCTCGAGAGCTTGAACGCGTCGGCACCGGCCGGCTTTCCCTGTCGGTAGACCGGCAGGGCCGCGATCTCGGGGCGCACACGAACGGGAATCGGCTCTGTCACACCGAGAGTCTAGGAGCGCGGAAGCGGGGCGCGTGCCACACTTCCGGCATGGGCTTTCTCATCCGCGTCGTGGTGAATGCGTTCTCCATCTGGGTCGTGACCCTCATCCCGGTGCTCGGCGTCAGCGTCATCGCGTTCCCGCCGGGCGGAACGCTCGAGATCGTGCTGTCGCTGCTGATCGTGGCGCTCGTCTTCGCACTCGTGAACACGATCGTCGGATCGGTCGTGAAGGTGATCGCGTTCCCGCTCTACGTGCTCACACTCGGTCTGTTCTCGCTCATCGTGAACGGGTTCCTGCTCTGGCTGACCAGCTGGATCACCGAGTTCTGGGACTGGGGCCTGCGCGTCGAGAGCTTCTGGTGGGGCGTCGTCGCGGCCCTCGTCATCGCCGTCATCAACGGCATCTTCGGCGTCATCCTGCGCCCGAAGCGACGGGACTGACCGCACCGCCGCGCCGCCGGGGCACGGCATCGACCTGGCGCGCCCCGAACTCCTGCGTCGAGATGAGACGGGCGCCCTCGAGCTCGGCCATGCGCTCGTGCACCGCGGCGACGCGCGGATCGGCCGAAGCGTCGACGAGTTCGGCGGTGTCGGCGTAGGCGCTGAGATGGTGCGCGGGCAAGCCGAGATCCTGCGGGCCCGGCGCGGGGTCCACGACGCGCGTGGCGACGAAGCTCCCCTCCGCCCCCACGCGCGTGGCGAACCCTCCGCCGGCGAGCATCGCCACCGGGTCGTCGCCGTGCCGCAGGTCGACGGCCATCGCCTCGGCGCCGGGGTCGGCGGCGGTCGGCGAGCCCGCGGTCCCGACGACGCGCACGTCGTAGTCTCCGGTCGTCGCGACCTGGCCCACCAGCATCCCGCCCTGCGAGTGGCCGTAGAGATAGAGCGTGTCGCCGGGGCGCACACCCGCCTCGGCGAGCATCGCCGTCAGCGCCAGGTAGGCGTCGGACTGCTCCCCGCCGTACCCCTGGAGGTTGGAGAGCATGTCCCACACCTCGTCGCCGCCGAGTCCGCTCGTGCCGGCGACGTACACGGCGTACGCGGTTCCGGATGCGGTCGCGTACTTCTCGATGCGCACCCGCGCCTCGCCGCCCTGCGGGATCCGGCCGAGAGCCGGCGCGAGGGCTGCGGGGGCCGCGGCCGAATACTCGGCGGGGGGAAGCGGCACGATCTCCGGCACGGGTCGTCCCGTGGGCGCCAGGTGCGTGCCGAACGGGATGCGGCCGCGAGCCGCGGTGAGGCGCGCGATGGCCGCCCCCGACGCCAGACTTGCCCCGGCGAGGAAGGGCATCAGCAGGGTGAACCACGCCCAGCCGCCGCCGAGGCCGGCATCCGCCCGCAGCAGCTCTGCGGCCCCGGGGTAGGCCCGCTCGATCGCGGCGATGCGGTCTCGAGCGTGCGCGACGGCATCCGCGTCTCCCACGGCGGATGCGAGAGCCGCCTCGGCACGCATCTCGGCGAGCTCGTACGCCGCCGCGCACATCAGCAGCCGATCCT contains the following coding sequences:
- a CDS encoding phage holin family protein; amino-acid sequence: MGFLIRVVVNAFSIWVVTLIPVLGVSVIAFPPGGTLEIVLSLLIVALVFALVNTIVGSVVKVIAFPLYVLTLGLFSLIVNGFLLWLTSWITEFWDWGLRVESFWWGVVAALVIAVINGIFGVILRPKRRD